From Thermococcus sp.:
TGTCTTTAAAGTTCGTGCGTATTCCGTTAATGCTTATATCACCCAAGACTATGACTGCCCATCCGCCGGGTTTCAGAACCCGGATCATCTCCCCAACACTGCGCTTTAAATCCCTCTCATACAACACAAGTTTTTCTTTCCCCTTGCCCCTTAAACCTATCATCTGGTCCCTCAGAGCACTGATATCTATTCCAAAGTACTTCAAAAGGTGTTCATCATTCTTAATATAGTCCAATGCAATGCTATAGGGAGGTGAAGTCACTATTGCTTTAACACTTTCATCCGGATAGGGAAGATTGAGTGTCGAACCGATTGTGATATCATAATCACCAAGCTCTATATCGAGCTTCTGTCTCACATTATAAGTACCCTCAATTGTTTTAAGATATTCCTGAAGATTCTCATGGAAGAACTCCTGAAGGGACTTTTCTTTTCGGGTCCCTTTTAGATAAGTATAGTCAGAAAGTGCGTGAAGGTATACTAGCATTAGAAAGTTACGCCACTCAAAGGGGAGTTCGTGAAGTGAGGATCTGGGAAAATACGAATCCCATAGCAGTTCAAGGAGTTCCCTTGCATTAAGATGCTCTTCAACCGTTGGTTTTATTGAATTAGGTTGAACTTTGAGGTTCTTAAAATATTTAAAGGCCTCGTTCACTAAAGTGGGGGTTAACACATTGGAGAGCTCTGGGTACAAAATGCCCAAAGAGTCAAGTTTTATCTGGGAGATTATAGCAAGGGCCGGGTTTATTTCGACGCCTTTACCCGGGAGACCCAAGAGGGAGCTTTCTATAAGGGTAGTTCCAGAGCCGAGGTATGGATCAAGAACCACATCCGAATTCCTAGCGTTTGCAAAGTTTATGAGTGCCTTAACCATCTGCCCATGAAACTTGCCTTTATACGGATAAAACCAATGAGTCATGTATTGATTCGTATGCCCAATTTGGCCCTTTCCCTTCACAGAACTTATGTAATAGTGCCAACTTTTCTTACCGAAAACTTCTTCAAAGTATGCTGTCCTCTTAATGAACTCGTCAAGATCGCTAGAGAAGTTCAAAAATTCCATCTTAGCAAGTTGAAGTTCATATAATTGTTTTGCATCCTCAAATAGTTTCATCTCATTTGAAGTATATTCTCCTTCGGTTATCCACACCAAGATGTCTACCAAAGCTTGTGTATTTTTCATCCGCATAACCCCCCTAAGGTCTTTCCAAAGGAGTTTAAATCTTTTAGCTCTTTTAGCATTAAACACCCTCGCAGAACTGCTCAAAGCTTACAACCGCCCTCAAACGGGCCGTTTCAACGTCTATTATGGGAACCCGCGCAGGGGTAGGAACGATGTTCACCATCTTCTGGAACTCGGTCTGGGCCTGCCAGGTTCCGCTGTTTATGACGAAGACGCCGTTGTAAATCTTGTACTGCATAACGTGGACGTGACCGGCCTGGAAGAGGTCGGGAACGGACTCTATGACGAGGGTATCCTCCGGGTCGGGAGCTATGGGAACCTTGTTGCCGAAGGTCGGCGCGAGGTGCCTAAGCCTGAGGAGGTCGACCATTGCCTCGGCCGGCCTGTGGTGACTCCTCTTGGGTATGAAGTCAACCACGTCCTCGATTCCCCTTCCGTGGGCAATGAGAAACTCCCTGCCGTGGAGGTTTATCACAGCTGGATTGCTTATTATGACGGCGTTCTTGAGCTTGTATATCGGCCTTGCGTACTCCTCGTAAAAGCCCGGCTGTGGAAGGGCCGTCCTCGCGGCATCGTGGTTGCCTGGACCGATGAACATTGTTATATGCTCGGGAACGTTGCGGAGGAGGTTGGCTAAGGCCTCATACTGGTCGAAGATGTCCGGGATTTCCAGCTCGTTGTACTGGCCGGGGTAAATGCCTACACCATCAACCACGTCACCGCCGAGTATCATGTACTTAATCCTGCTCACGAGCTCTTCCTCGGCCCTGCTGTTGACCTCGCCGTTGAGCCACTCAAGGAACTTCTCAAAGGCCTTCTCGCAGAACTTGTTTGAACCGACGTGGATGTCGCTCAGCAGAACGGCGTAGACCTTCTCCTCGAGGGGCGGTTTTTCACGCCTGAACTTGGGAACGTCCGGGAGGAAAACGCGGTTGGCGAAGAAAATACCCCTGCCGGGCTGACCGCGGAATGCAACGACCGAATCGGGCATTATCGCGTTGTAAGCGTCTAAAGAGCCCTCCTTGTCCTTTCCGAGGAAGACCTTGATTCTGCCAGTGGAGTCTTCGACCTCGAACATAAAGCCCTTGGCCGTTTCCCTCTTGCTGTTAACAAGGCCGATTATCGTAACCTCGTCGTCCCTGACGTAGCTCAGCTTCGCGATGTCTATGACCGTCCCGATTTCGGGGTTCTCGCGAAAGATTCTGCGCATCTTCTTGAGCCTCGATTTGAAATAGCTCGAGTAGGCCTGGATTATTATCTCGCCCTCCTTGCTCGCGGCGTTCTTCACCCTGGGAGCCTCGAACTTCACGTTCTTGACGTCAAAGGTTACCTCCCACTCGTCGGGGATTTCCTTTGCACGGTAGTGGAAGCCCTCCCTGGGTTTTATCACGACGTTCTCGTAGGTCGAATAGCTCTTCTCGCCCTCAACGTCCTCTCCAACGTAAGCTATCGGAACACCGTAGTCGCCGTAAACTATTTTCGGCTTCACACCGTTCCCATTTTCGTAGTACTCCTCGCTATCAAGATAGCCGTTTCCGTAGCCATTCTCACCTTCCAGTGGAAGGCATTCCCCAGAGGGGTTTTCTAATACCGACCCCGATAGCTCCATGACATCGTTTTCGGGACTCTCGGGTTCAGAGGTTCCAGTGGAAATAAAACTCTCCTCCCCTGAAACATCCTCACTGGAAGCTTCTTTATCAACAAAAAGGCCATCAGACTGCTCCAAATCCACGCCAGTTCCAGTGGAAATAGAGGTCTCGTCGGAAGATTCGGAAAGCTCATCGCTATTTTCCGTAGAAACAGGAACTGGGGACTCGAACTCAGACACATCTCCAGTGGAAATAGAACTCGATTCTTCACCGGATTCTACTGTCTCAAAAGGCTCCGGTTCAGATGGCTTTTCTGTAAAAACGGGCTCAGAAACGGATGTTTCAGGAGTTTCACCGATTTCTCTAGAGATTTCACTGAGAGAGCCTTCCAAAGGCCCTTCCGTTTCGAGCCCATCGGAGACCTGCCCAACTGGTTCTCCAGTGGAAACAATGCCCTTCTCCACGAGAAACTCCTCAGCGAGTGAGGAGTCAACAACGAAGGTTCCCCTGGCCTTGGCAAACTTAATCAGCTCGGCAAGGGTGAAGTCCTTCTTGTAGTGGGGTTCGAGGAGGTAGTAGGCCGATGGCGTTATCAGATACTTGTTCTTGATTAAATCCTCGATTAACATCAGAACAACCTCCTCTGCCGGGAGAGGGTCAGCGTGAGGAGGCTCCTAACCTGTTCATCGTGGCGGTATATGTTCTTCACCATGTAGGGGGTAACGTTCAGCCGTATCTCCTTTGTCCTCCCGTAACGTCCCTTGCTGACGACCTTAGCGTTGATGATTCCAAGCATGTCGAGTTCGTTAATCAAATCGCTCACGCGCCTCTGAGTGAGGGGCTCCACGTCGAGGTGGTCGCAGAGGGATTTGTAAACGGAATAAACATCGCCCGTGTTCGCCGGCAACTCGCCGTTCTCGTCGAGCATAACTATTGCATAGAGGAGGACCTTCGAGTGGAGCGGAAGGGTCTTTATGACCTCCTCCATCGTGTCCTGCTCTATCTTTTCCTGCGCCTTCCAGACGTGTCTTTCAGTTACCTTGCTTGCCCCCTCGCGCTCCGCTATTTCACCGGCAACGCGGAGCAAATCCAAAGCGCGCCTCGCGTCACCGTGTTCCCTGGCCGCTAAGGCCGCACAGAGCGGGACGACGGCGTCATCGAGGACACCCTCATAGAAGGCCTCCTTGGCACGTTGCATTAGAATGTCCCTGAGCTGGTTGGCATCGTAGGGCGGAAAAACAACCTCCTCCTCGCTCAAACTCGAGAGAACACGGGCGTCTAGATATTCCTTGAACTTGAGGTCGTTTGAGATACCGACTATGCTCACCTTCGCCCTCGACAGCTCCGTGTTTATCCTCGTCAGGGAGTAGAGGATGTCGTCGCCACTCTTCTTAATGAGCTTGTCAATCTCGTCCAGAACGATTATAACAAAGCGCTCCTTCGCATCTATGACCTCTTTCAGCTTGGCGTAGACTTCATCGGTGGGCCAGCCGACGAGGGGAACCTCCACACCGCTTTCCGCCTTGAAGTGGTTCACTATTCTTGCAAGAACGCGGTAGTGGGTGTCGACTATCTCACAGTTGATGTAGATAACCTCAACTGGAATGTTGTACTTCTTCGATATCTTCTTGAGCTCCTCGGTAACGAATTTTACAGTCACGGTTTTACCCGTGCCGGTTTTACCGTAAACAAAAACGTTGGAGGGCGTTTCCCCCCTGAGAACTGGAACGAGGATATGAGCGAGTTCGTCAATCTGCTCGTGCCTGTGAGGGAGTTCCTTTGGAGTATAGCTGTGCCTGAGCACTTCCTTGTTCTTGAATATCTTCTTGGCGTGAAGGTACTTCTCGAATATCGAGGTCAGGTAGTCGTCACTGCCCATGGCTCCCATCTCCACAGGAAATCATACACCCCTCAGGGATTACCGCCGAGAGAGACGCTATAGGCGTAA
This genomic window contains:
- a CDS encoding DNA methyltransferase, encoding MSSSARVFNAKRAKRFKLLWKDLRGVMRMKNTQALVDILVWITEGEYTSNEMKLFEDAKQLYELQLAKMEFLNFSSDLDEFIKRTAYFEEVFGKKSWHYYISSVKGKGQIGHTNQYMTHWFYPYKGKFHGQMVKALINFANARNSDVVLDPYLGSGTTLIESSLLGLPGKGVEINPALAIISQIKLDSLGILYPELSNVLTPTLVNEAFKYFKNLKVQPNSIKPTVEEHLNARELLELLWDSYFPRSSLHELPFEWRNFLMLVYLHALSDYTYLKGTRKEKSLQEFFHENLQEYLKTIEGTYNVRQKLDIELGDYDITIGSTLNLPYPDESVKAIVTSPPYSIALDYIKNDEHLLKYFGIDISALRDQMIGLRGKGKEKLVLYERDLKRSVGEMIRVLKPGGWAVIVLGDISINGIRTNFKDKILNWGIELGCSEVFALERAILGGFARLRFEYLIFLRK
- a CDS encoding DNA-directed DNA polymerase II small subunit; the encoded protein is MLIEDLIKNKYLITPSAYYLLEPHYKKDFTLAELIKFAKARGTFVVDSSLAEEFLVEKGIVSTGEPVGQVSDGLETEGPLEGSLSEISREIGETPETSVSEPVFTEKPSEPEPFETVESGEESSSISTGDVSEFESPVPVSTENSDELSESSDETSISTGTGVDLEQSDGLFVDKEASSEDVSGEESFISTGTSEPESPENDVMELSGSVLENPSGECLPLEGENGYGNGYLDSEEYYENGNGVKPKIVYGDYGVPIAYVGEDVEGEKSYSTYENVVIKPREGFHYRAKEIPDEWEVTFDVKNVKFEAPRVKNAASKEGEIIIQAYSSYFKSRLKKMRRIFRENPEIGTVIDIAKLSYVRDDEVTIIGLVNSKRETAKGFMFEVEDSTGRIKVFLGKDKEGSLDAYNAIMPDSVVAFRGQPGRGIFFANRVFLPDVPKFRREKPPLEEKVYAVLLSDIHVGSNKFCEKAFEKFLEWLNGEVNSRAEEELVSRIKYMILGGDVVDGVGIYPGQYNELEIPDIFDQYEALANLLRNVPEHITMFIGPGNHDAARTALPQPGFYEEYARPIYKLKNAVIISNPAVINLHGREFLIAHGRGIEDVVDFIPKRSHHRPAEAMVDLLRLRHLAPTFGNKVPIAPDPEDTLVIESVPDLFQAGHVHVMQYKIYNGVFVINSGTWQAQTEFQKMVNIVPTPARVPIIDVETARLRAVVSFEQFCEGV
- a CDS encoding ORC1-type DNA replication protein, with protein sequence MGAMGSDDYLTSIFEKYLHAKKIFKNKEVLRHSYTPKELPHRHEQIDELAHILVPVLRGETPSNVFVYGKTGTGKTVTVKFVTEELKKISKKYNIPVEVIYINCEIVDTHYRVLARIVNHFKAESGVEVPLVGWPTDEVYAKLKEVIDAKERFVIIVLDEIDKLIKKSGDDILYSLTRINTELSRAKVSIVGISNDLKFKEYLDARVLSSLSEEEVVFPPYDANQLRDILMQRAKEAFYEGVLDDAVVPLCAALAAREHGDARRALDLLRVAGEIAEREGASKVTERHVWKAQEKIEQDTMEEVIKTLPLHSKVLLYAIVMLDENGELPANTGDVYSVYKSLCDHLDVEPLTQRRVSDLINELDMLGIINAKVVSKGRYGRTKEIRLNVTPYMVKNIYRHDEQVRSLLTLTLSRQRRLF